A window of the Paraburkholderia sp. ZP32-5 genome harbors these coding sequences:
- a CDS encoding aromatic/alkene monooxygenase hydroxylase subunit beta, giving the protein MQIDIKTSSVQQIRQTFSHVARRLGADKPASRYQEATLELQPEVNFHYRPLWQPEFALYDKGRTAIRMNDWYAFKDPRQYYYGAYTIARARQQDAMEKNIEFVTRRRLLANLPDEARARIAALLVPLRHVEWAANTNNCFVTGYGWGTAITQATMFHSMDRLGIAQYLSRIGLLLDGNSGTSLLDGKDRWLNDPMWQGLRRAAEDTMVVKDWFETYVAQNVVIDGLLYPLVYSHIDQRLSNEYGAALGMLNEFASSWFDETSRWVDATLKTAAAESAENAALLGQWIAKWQPRVLDALRPLAIEALGAQEADAALSAIADTFDARVRKQGVSFAAAQEANHG; this is encoded by the coding sequence ATGCAAATCGACATCAAGACCTCTTCGGTCCAGCAGATCCGCCAGACCTTTTCGCATGTCGCGAGAAGGCTCGGCGCGGACAAACCCGCGTCGCGCTATCAGGAAGCGACGCTGGAACTGCAGCCCGAAGTCAACTTTCATTACCGGCCGCTGTGGCAGCCGGAATTCGCGCTGTACGACAAGGGCCGCACGGCGATTCGCATGAACGACTGGTACGCGTTCAAGGATCCGCGCCAGTACTACTACGGCGCTTACACGATTGCGCGTGCACGGCAGCAGGACGCGATGGAGAAGAACATCGAGTTCGTCACGCGGCGGCGTCTGCTCGCGAATCTGCCCGACGAAGCGAGAGCCCGCATCGCCGCGCTGCTGGTGCCGTTGCGCCACGTCGAATGGGCCGCGAATACCAACAACTGCTTCGTGACCGGTTATGGCTGGGGCACCGCGATCACGCAGGCGACGATGTTCCATTCGATGGACCGGCTCGGTATCGCGCAGTACCTGTCGCGGATCGGCCTGTTGCTCGACGGCAATTCGGGCACGTCGCTGCTCGACGGCAAGGACCGCTGGCTCAACGATCCGATGTGGCAGGGCCTGCGTCGCGCGGCCGAGGACACGATGGTCGTGAAGGACTGGTTCGAAACGTATGTCGCGCAGAACGTCGTAATTGACGGGCTGCTGTACCCGCTCGTGTATAGCCATATCGATCAGCGTCTGTCGAACGAGTACGGCGCCGCGCTCGGCATGTTGAACGAGTTCGCCAGCAGCTGGTTCGACGAAACGAGCCGCTGGGTGGACGCGACGCTGAAGACCGCTGCCGCGGAATCGGCGGAGAACGCGGCGCTGCTCGGCCAGTGGATCGCGAAGTGGCAGCCGCGCGTGCTCGATGCGTTGCGCCCGCTTGCAATCGAAGCGCTCGGCGCGCAAGAAGCCGATGCCGCGCTGAGCGCTATTGCCGATACCTTCGATGCACGCGTGCGCAAGCAGGGCGTGTCGTTTGCCGCTGCACAGGAGGCCAATCATGGCTGA
- a CDS encoding phenol hydroxylase subunit, whose product MPSHSPHAEPIPRVFDVTRRYVRVRERRDDGFVEFDFSIGDPGLSVELVMSARDYESFCATHHVFHLSDDEAEALDLEQLKWRYGQPGLKE is encoded by the coding sequence ATGCCCTCGCATTCACCCCACGCCGAACCGATCCCCCGCGTTTTCGACGTGACGCGGCGCTATGTGCGCGTCAGGGAGCGGCGCGACGACGGCTTCGTCGAGTTCGATTTTTCGATCGGCGATCCGGGCCTGAGCGTCGAACTCGTGATGAGCGCGCGGGACTACGAGTCCTTTTGCGCGACCCATCACGTGTTTCATCTGAGCGACGACGAAGCCGAAGCGCTGGACCTCGAACAGTTGAAGTGGCGCTACGGCCAGCCGGGCCTCAAGGAATGA
- a CDS encoding sigma-54-dependent Fis family transcriptional regulator: MATRTKPAEPPRMSMVSPKGACVDSLRYPDIADLMSRLHFSPGDGRIWLGDQRMLLVHTGSVGVMRRELIDSLGIDAARGLLTRMGYNSGARDAELARKARPDSSITEMFAVGPQLHMLEGMTVVEPVRLELDVEKGHFYGEFIWKNCAEDEEHIRIYGIGAEPVCWTQIGYASGYTSVFMGRPIVYREVECRALGQPQCRIVGKPVEAWGDEAADDLRFMQAQSFTQGLSVTAVKRDLQRDALHDRHADAKHDVKQQANARVFGDTRPATPTAFGDDNMVGASPGFNAVCHMIRRVANTRATVLFLGESGVGKEVCARTLHRISGCASGPFVAVNCAAIPEALVESELFGVERGGFTDATQSRPGRFERADGGTLFLDEIGILSLTAQGKLLRALQEGEIERVGDTQTRRVNVRVIAATNLDLKDEIRAGRFREDLYFRLNVFPIRVPSLRERREDLPVLLNHMLHKYRERHARDVTGFTGRALDALLNYGWPGNIREMENLVERGVILAPDGGAIDIGHLFTSGETIDAQMFGLGINGSLTPSGSLLDQQGGADGEVERVVRKVNHLLMGMSGDIDPTSLDDIETALLKSAVQRAQGNLSAAARTLGITRPQLVYRLKSRGLRV, from the coding sequence ATGGCCACCCGAACCAAGCCCGCCGAGCCGCCGCGTATGTCGATGGTCTCGCCGAAGGGCGCCTGCGTGGACAGCCTGCGCTATCCGGACATCGCGGATCTGATGTCGCGGCTGCACTTCTCGCCCGGCGACGGCCGCATCTGGCTCGGCGATCAGCGCATGCTGCTCGTGCACACCGGCTCGGTCGGCGTGATGCGGCGCGAGCTGATCGACAGTCTCGGCATCGACGCGGCGCGCGGCCTGCTCACGCGCATGGGCTACAACTCCGGCGCGCGCGATGCCGAACTCGCGCGCAAGGCCCGCCCCGATAGTTCGATCACCGAGATGTTCGCGGTCGGCCCGCAACTGCATATGCTCGAAGGCATGACCGTGGTCGAACCGGTGCGGCTCGAACTCGATGTCGAGAAAGGCCACTTCTACGGCGAATTCATCTGGAAGAACTGCGCGGAAGACGAAGAGCACATCCGCATCTACGGGATCGGCGCGGAGCCGGTGTGCTGGACGCAGATCGGTTACGCGTCCGGCTATACGAGCGTATTCATGGGACGCCCGATCGTGTACCGCGAGGTCGAATGCCGCGCGCTCGGGCAACCGCAATGCCGGATCGTCGGCAAGCCGGTCGAAGCATGGGGCGACGAAGCCGCCGACGATCTGCGCTTCATGCAGGCGCAGTCGTTTACGCAGGGCTTATCGGTTACTGCAGTGAAGCGCGACCTGCAACGCGATGCGCTTCATGATCGACACGCCGACGCGAAGCACGACGTCAAACAGCAGGCGAACGCCCGCGTATTCGGCGACACACGCCCCGCTACCCCGACCGCATTCGGCGACGACAACATGGTCGGCGCGTCGCCTGGCTTCAACGCGGTCTGCCATATGATCCGGCGCGTCGCGAACACACGCGCGACCGTGCTGTTTCTCGGCGAAAGCGGTGTCGGCAAGGAAGTGTGCGCGCGCACGCTGCATCGGATCAGCGGCTGCGCGAGCGGGCCGTTCGTCGCGGTCAACTGCGCGGCGATTCCGGAAGCGCTGGTCGAATCGGAACTGTTCGGCGTCGAACGCGGCGGCTTTACCGATGCGACGCAAAGCCGTCCGGGGCGCTTCGAGCGCGCCGACGGCGGCACGCTGTTTCTCGATGAGATCGGCATTCTGAGTCTCACCGCGCAGGGCAAGCTGCTGCGCGCGCTGCAGGAAGGCGAAATCGAACGGGTCGGCGATACGCAGACGCGCCGTGTCAACGTGCGTGTGATCGCGGCGACGAACCTCGATCTCAAGGACGAGATTCGCGCCGGCCGTTTCAGGGAAGATCTGTATTTCCGGCTGAACGTGTTTCCGATTCGCGTGCCGTCGCTGCGCGAGCGGCGCGAGGATCTGCCGGTGCTGCTCAATCACATGCTGCACAAGTATCGCGAACGTCATGCGCGCGACGTGACCGGCTTTACCGGCCGCGCGCTCGATGCGCTGCTGAACTACGGCTGGCCCGGCAATATCCGCGAGATGGAAAACCTCGTGGAGCGCGGCGTGATTCTCGCGCCGGACGGCGGCGCGATCGATATCGGCCATCTGTTCACCAGCGGCGAGACGATCGATGCACAAATGTTCGGCCTCGGCATCAACGGTTCGCTGACGCCGTCGGGCTCGCTGCTCGATCAGCAAGGCGGCGCCGATGGCGAGGTGGAACGCGTGGTCAGGAAGGTGAACCATCTGCTGATGGGGATGAGCGGCGACATCGATCCGACTTCGCTCGACGATATCGAAACCGCGTTGCTGAAAAGCGCGGTGCAGCGTGCGCAGGGTAATTTGTCGGCAGCTGCGCGCACGCTCGGGATTACGCGGCCGCAACTGGTTTATCGGCTTAAGAGCCGCGGGTTGCGGGTGTAG
- a CDS encoding type VI secretion system Vgr family protein, which yields MNTALADAAARAGIDVHQYYSLEMRQTPSAALADIFSFTGSRGICEPTRYTIQFTHPQHDLSRTDYVNQSAAFVTQPPPATQWSPPEEPRRVPGVITAFAHLSDSRDQAVYEVVLESRLALLRNSPRCRFFLDMTEVEIITQILKEHDFNQVLADFRFDLYRSYCKHPFVMQWAEDDLTFITRLCRRTGIWFVCEQGKNCEFVRFGDDYKYYLRDADRLTVPYQQPGGLLTTALESVRSLEMRAATIAANYAVRSYSPEQPAAEAVDADKPISNDRTAYGEAYVWGSPYLSEAEAKEQALLRQEAALAGQVIYSGSCDMLDLTPGCVLKLSNRELADAKYGLMVVRVACSASRRQGYKVDFTAIPSDRQYRHPLEEHTWPRVHGVITGTVASTEGFKGPYLDAQGRYVVDLHPDRDQRTPGLNSCPMRLAKPFAGPGQTGFHFGLEPGVVVTVAFLWGNPDLPYISAVLHTAQQTDPIVSGNPWATRHTIRTRSNNTLQMEDLEGREHIKIATESGKTQLNLGSLVNSRQQSRGQGFEVRTDERGALRAGNGLFLSADAQDKAGGQAFDMKAAQQQLQAAQSRMKSLSEAVAQARATLAACEAQQTLLDTQISDLQAAVLLASAPHGMAFTTGEHMQLAAGGHLFTTTGGNADAAVGGNYTVAAGNAVSLFANTQGMKLYAAAGLVDVQSQGDGLNLAALKAITIASTGDSITLNASQSLTLVCGGSYLKLSSAGVEIGSPHNVTLKGPLQVGPSGTLQQALPMMPRQEAAGMQLFHTYTNGQPVKNAPYKVTFADGSWRAGTLDGAGKATLANVPRGGGTVAYDEAAGDVARAVNRFKDAAGGAVSMRSAGVSGDSSASSASGASVPSMSDDAIAAPVAQSFE from the coding sequence TTGAATACGGCTTTGGCAGATGCGGCCGCGCGCGCAGGCATCGACGTTCACCAGTACTACAGCCTCGAAATGCGTCAGACGCCCAGCGCCGCGCTCGCGGATATTTTCTCGTTCACCGGTAGCCGCGGGATTTGCGAGCCGACCCGATACACGATCCAGTTCACGCATCCGCAACACGATCTGTCGCGGACCGACTACGTGAACCAGAGCGCCGCGTTCGTCACGCAACCGCCGCCGGCCACGCAATGGAGCCCGCCCGAAGAACCACGCCGTGTGCCGGGTGTGATCACCGCCTTCGCTCATCTGTCGGATAGCCGCGACCAGGCGGTCTACGAAGTCGTGCTGGAGTCGCGCCTCGCACTGCTGCGCAACAGCCCGCGCTGCCGGTTCTTTCTCGACATGACGGAAGTCGAGATCATCACGCAGATCCTGAAGGAACACGATTTCAACCAGGTTCTCGCGGACTTCCGCTTCGATCTGTACCGGTCCTACTGCAAGCATCCGTTCGTCATGCAATGGGCGGAGGACGACCTCACGTTTATCACCCGCCTTTGCCGGCGTACCGGCATCTGGTTTGTCTGCGAACAGGGCAAGAACTGCGAGTTCGTGCGTTTCGGCGACGACTACAAGTACTACCTGCGCGATGCGGACCGGCTGACAGTGCCATACCAGCAGCCCGGCGGCTTGCTGACTACCGCGCTTGAGTCAGTGCGGTCACTGGAAATGCGCGCCGCGACGATTGCCGCGAACTATGCGGTGCGCAGCTACAGCCCGGAGCAACCCGCAGCCGAGGCGGTCGATGCCGATAAGCCCATTAGTAACGACCGTACCGCGTACGGCGAGGCCTACGTCTGGGGTTCTCCGTATCTGAGCGAAGCCGAGGCAAAAGAACAGGCGTTGCTGCGGCAGGAGGCGGCGCTCGCGGGCCAGGTCATATACAGCGGCTCGTGCGACATGCTCGATCTCACGCCGGGCTGCGTGCTGAAGCTGTCGAACCGCGAACTGGCCGACGCGAAATACGGGCTGATGGTCGTGCGTGTCGCGTGCAGCGCGTCGCGCCGGCAAGGCTACAAGGTGGACTTCACCGCGATCCCGAGTGATCGCCAGTATCGGCATCCGCTCGAAGAACACACGTGGCCTCGCGTGCACGGCGTGATCACGGGCACGGTCGCTTCGACCGAAGGCTTCAAGGGTCCGTATCTCGATGCACAAGGGCGCTATGTCGTCGATCTGCATCCGGACCGAGACCAACGAACGCCCGGCCTGAACAGCTGCCCGATGCGGCTCGCGAAGCCCTTCGCCGGCCCCGGACAGACGGGCTTTCACTTCGGGCTCGAACCGGGGGTCGTCGTTACCGTGGCCTTTCTGTGGGGCAATCCCGACCTGCCGTATATCAGCGCGGTGCTGCATACCGCGCAACAGACGGACCCGATCGTCAGCGGCAATCCGTGGGCCACGCGTCACACGATCCGCACGCGTTCGAACAATACGCTGCAAATGGAGGATCTCGAGGGCCGCGAGCACATCAAGATCGCGACGGAAAGCGGCAAGACACAGTTGAACCTGGGTTCGCTGGTGAATAGCCGGCAGCAGTCGCGCGGCCAGGGCTTCGAGGTGCGCACCGATGAGCGCGGCGCGTTGCGCGCGGGCAATGGGCTGTTTCTATCCGCCGACGCGCAGGACAAAGCCGGCGGTCAGGCGTTCGATATGAAAGCGGCCCAGCAGCAGTTGCAGGCGGCGCAGTCGCGTATGAAGAGTCTGTCCGAAGCCGTCGCTCAGGCCAGGGCGACGCTTGCCGCCTGCGAGGCACAGCAGACGCTGCTCGATACGCAGATCAGCGATCTGCAGGCGGCGGTGCTGCTGGCGTCCGCGCCGCACGGCATGGCGTTCACGACTGGCGAGCACATGCAGCTTGCGGCAGGCGGTCACCTGTTCACGACGACGGGCGGCAATGCCGATGCGGCGGTCGGCGGCAACTACACGGTGGCCGCGGGCAATGCTGTGTCGCTGTTCGCGAACACGCAGGGCATGAAGCTGTATGCGGCCGCCGGTCTGGTCGACGTGCAGTCGCAGGGTGACGGGCTGAACCTCGCGGCATTGAAGGCCATCACGATTGCGAGTACCGGCGACTCGATCACGCTGAATGCTAGCCAGTCCCTGACGCTGGTGTGTGGCGGGTCGTATCTCAAGCTGTCGAGCGCGGGTGTCGAGATCGGCAGTCCGCACAACGTGACGCTCAAGGGGCCATTGCAGGTCGGGCCGTCCGGCACGCTCCAGCAGGCGCTGCCGATGATGCCGCGGCAGGAAGCCGCCGGCATGCAGCTTTTCCATACCTACACGAATGGGCAGCCGGTGAAGAACGCGCCGTACAAGGTCACGTTCGCGGACGGCTCGTGGCGCGCGGGCACGCTGGATGGCGCGGGTAAGGCGACGCTTGCGAACGTGCCGCGAGGGGGTGGAACGGTGGCTTATGACGAGGCGGCAGGTGATGTCGCTCGCGCGGTGAATCGGTTTAAAGATGCTGCGGGCGGTGCGGTGAGCATGCGGAGCGCTGGGGTGTCTGGTGACTCCAGTGCCTCCAGTGCCTCCGGTGCGTCGGTGCCGAGCATGAGTGATGACGCCATTGCCGCGCCTGTCGCTCAGTCCTTCGAATAA